The proteins below are encoded in one region of Leishmania mexicana MHOM/GT/2001/U1103 complete genome, chromosome 27:
- a CDS encoding proteasome regulatory non-ATP-ase subunit 3,putative: MPLAAAKPPINATAATKRAEAEQLTRLMTLYRAVCVRHDELGMEIVLNDILAFLTSTHQHEQAEAFIATCNITLPHRANNQAARYFYYVGLTRALRLEYVDAHQCLQQALRKAPERAFGFRIAATKLSLVVQLLLGEIPPRSDFLAKDMRDSLAPYLQLASCVRFGQVDRFMTVLRDHQVIFEHDRTHSLILRVHQHVIKTGLRRICQAYSRISISDVCSKLAMSNVADAEYILSKAIHDGVIDAVLDNEKGELISSDSIDVYSTSEPLHALQRRIQFLNLTHNDAKRAMRYDVTDPEIIEERRKEAKAERDELERAIQDESTGMDNVNFEDGL; encoded by the coding sequence ATgcccctcgctgccgccaagcCGCCCATCAATGCCACGGCTGCCACGAAGcgcgccgaggcggagcagctgaCGCGCCTCATGACTCTCTACcgtgccgtgtgtgtgcgccacgACGAGCTCGGCATGGAGATTGTGCTCAACGACATTCTCGCCTTCCTCACCAGTACGCACCAGCACgagcaggcggaggcgtTCATCGCGACATGCAACATTACCCTGCCGCATCGCGCGAACAACCAGGCAGCTCGCTACTTTTACTACGTCGGTCTCACGCGTGCGCTTCGGCTTGAGTACGTCGACGCGCATCAGTGTCTGCAGCAAGCACTGCGTAAGGCACCGGAGCGCGCGTTCGGCTTTCGCATTGCTGCGACGAAGTTGTCTCTGgtcgtgcagctgcttctcGGAGAGATTCCGCCGCGCTCTGACTTCCTCGCCAAGGACATGCGCGACAGTCTTGCGCCGTACTTGCAACTAgcctcgtgcgtgcgctttGGTCAGGTGGACCGCTTCatgacggtgctgcgcgaccaCCAGGTAATCTTCGAACATGACCGTACCCACTCTCTCATCTTGCGTGTCCACCAGCACGTCATCAAGACGGGTCTGCGGCGCATCTGCCAGGCGTACAGTCGCATCAGCATCTCCGACGTCTGCTCAAAGCTGGCCATGAGCAACGTGGCGGACGCTGAGTACATCCTCTCCAAGGCCATCCATGACGGCGTGATTGACGCCGTTCTAGACAATGAAAAAGGCGAGCTCATTTCGAGTGACAGCATCGACGTCTACTCCACTTCCGAGCCGCttcacgcgctgcagcgccgcatccaGTTCCTAAACTTGACGCACAACGACGCCAAGCGCGCAATGCGCTACGACGTGACAGACCCCGAGATTATcgaggagcggcgcaagGAGGCGAAAGCGGAGCGTGATGAGCTGGAGCGTGCCATCCAGGATGAGTCCACCGGAATGGACAACGTGAACTTTGAGGACGGCCTGTAG